The DNA sequence GCACCACTCACCCCGTGGGTCACCTCACGAATATAAGGTTTTACACTGACGGATTTGCCTGCCATCATTTTGCGTAGGTCGGCTGCTTTGAATTTGCTCACGCCACTAGCAACTATAATTTGCGAAGCATAAATTGCCGAGACGTGGTTTTTGGCGGCAGCCAGCGAATACCCCCCCAAACTGTAGCCGTTAAACAACACCTGATCATCTTTAAAATCGGTAGGTTTCAAAGTAACCACAATACCATTAGAGAGGGTAAGCTCGGTAGTACCCGACTTGGGGTATGTTTTGGTATTGGTTACTTTGCCCGCTGTGGGCATTTTATCCATCAGTTTAGTCCCTACTGCCTTGTCTTTATAAGGTTTTACCGCATTGAAAGCTACCTCTTTGAGCACAGTTCTTACTTGTGCCTCGGTGGGTACAATCACTCCTTTTTTTTCTGGAGCGTTGATAATGATTACCCGGTTGTCCTTGGTGATCCACTTTTTAGACAAAGCGTTTACTTCTGCTAAAGTAATTGTAGGCAATACCTTTTTGACAAACTCATATTCAAACTTTACTCCTGGGGTAGGTTCTTTCTGTAAAAAGTGAGCCACATATTCACGGGCAAAACTTTTAGAGTCGGTTTTTTTGCGTTCGTTATAGGCGCGTTTGTAGCTGTTCAGAATTGTTTTTTTATAACGCTCAAACTCTCCTTTGGTAAAGCCGTGTTTTCGTACGCGTTTGCTTTCGGTCAATGCTACCCTCAAGCCGCCCAAAATATCATCGCCATTGGCAAGTACAGAGCCTGAGTAGGCGTCTATAGATCGGATAAAGCTGCCGTAATAAAAGCCCGCATTGATAAACGGAGGATCGGCTTTTTCGGTAAGCTCACGCAAACGTTGGTTGAGCATACCACTATGAAAGCGATTGATAATTTGCTGGCGATAATCTGTCAGGTTTTTTACCTTCTTGAGTGGTTTTTTATAAATGATTTGTACTTGTGAGAAGGGCGCCTCTTTATCTGTATTGATAGATACAAAGGTTTTTTGGTGAGGAGGCACCGGATATAGTTTTTTTTCGCGGACATTTTTTACTGGCTTTAGGCGAGAAAAATGCTGTTTGATTTTTTTCTCCATAGCGTCTAAGTCAATATCACCCACCACTACTACTGCCATTAGGTCGGGGCGGTACCAATCTTTGTAAAATTGCTTTAGAGTATTGTATTTAAAGTTTTCTAGAATTTTCTTTTTGCCTATGGGCAAGCGTTTGGCATAACGCGAATCATTAAGTAATACTGGAAAGTATTGGTCGCGCATGCGTTGTCCAGCGCCTCGCCCCAGTCTCCATTCTTCTATTACTACACCACGTTCTTTGTCAATTTCTTTGTTGTCAAAGCTTACATTATGCGCCCAGTCTTCCAAAATCTGAAAGCCTTTATCCATTACCTCTTGCTTATCAGTAGGTAACCTGAGCATGTATACTGTTTCGTCAAAACTAGTGTAAGCATTCAGGTGGGCACCAAATTTTACCCCTGCCGATTGCAAATAACTTACTAACTCGTTTTTCTTGAAGTTTTTAGTACCGTTAAAGGCCATGTGTTCTACAAAGTGAGCCAGCCCTTGTTGGTTGTCGTTTTCTTGCATAGACCCAGCATTTACGGCAAGCCTTAGTTCTACCCTTTTTTCTGGTTTGGCATTTTTACGGATATAATATTTTAATCCATTTTTTAGCTTACCAGTTCTTACCTGCGCATCAAAGGGTATTTTTTTGTCTAATTGTTGGGCAAAAGATGTTTGTCCGGCCACTACCACAGCAAGCAAACAAAGCATCATGCCTTGGGTAATCAATTTATAATTCATAGTTTTCTATAGTTTAATATGAAATGGTGATAGACCAACTATCAACTTATATCAAGCTTAGTTCAGGTTAATAGGTATACCATCAAACAAACCTATAACTATTGCATTAGTCATACAAGCACTGCATTATTTTTTTATGTTACAGCAGGTTCATCGCCTCTGTCTCTTGCCTAACCTATCTTGTGGGTTGTTCCGTATATACTTACACCCAGCACTCTTTCTGAGGTTTTTATACGTGTTTTATCAGGGACTATAGAAGCAGGAAAGAGCGCAGAACAGGGACAGTATGAACCAATTAATTGAATACACTCATGACACGTATACGATATGGTGATTGTGAAATATGCGGACGAGAAAAATCGCTCAGCTTCCACCACCTTATTCCTTGTAATTTGCATAAAAAGAAGCTTTTTTTAAGAAAGTTTGGCAAAGAAGAAATGAAAACCAGAGGATTGAACTTGTGCCGAATGTGTCACTCTACAATTCATAAGTTTTTTGAGCTCAAAGACTTAGGCTTACACTACAACACTAAAGACAAGCTGATGGAAAACGAAAAGTTTGCCAACTATGTAAAGTGGGTAAAAAAGCAGAAGTAGCACAAAGCATAAGATAAGGCTCTATAGAACAACTTATTTTTGTCGATTTACTAAACCCCAAATGTCTCACGATATTTGGGGTTTATTTTGGTCACAGGTTTAAACCAAATCCTTGGGCAGTACAGGTATTTTTCGGATACGTTTGCCAGTAGCGGCAAAAATAGCGTTGAGCACTGCTGGGGCTAAAGGTGGCACCGCAGGTTCGCCTGCTCCTGTAGGGTCATCCTCGCTCTCTATCAAGTGTACTACTATTTCGGGGGTTTCGTCCATACGTAGTACTTTATAGTCGTGGTAATTGCTTTGTTTTACTCTGCCGTTTTCAAAGTCTACTCCACCATACAGCAAAGCCCCCAATGACCAGATAATGCTCCCCTCTACTTGCCCCCTGACAAAGTGAGGATTGATGACCTTGCCCAGGTGCATTACACAAGTGATCTTATGTACCTTAAGTTTTCCCTGGTTTACCGACACCTCGGCTATTTGGGCGCATGCCGTGCGCGAAAATCCCGCTACTGCCAGCCCTTGTCCGTGTCCTTTAGGCATTTTTTTGCCCCATTGACCTACCTCTACTACTTTGGGCAGTACTTGGCGAAAGCGCTTGCGGGTGAGTTTCCTGAAATTTTGGATCAGTTTGGCACGGTCGCCAGTGCCTACCAACTCTACAGGGTGATTGAGCAGCTCCATTCTGAGCTTGTAAGCATCTTGTTTTAGTTTATGAGCTATTTCGTCCATAAAACATTCCATGCCCAAGGTAGCCGAGTGTACCGATACGCTGCGCCAGGCGCCTATAGGAATGGGTGGGTCTACTAAGGTGCACTGGTTTTTGGCATTGCCAAAATGATAAAAAATATCATAAAGGCGGTTACCTCCCTGACTGCCAGAAGCCCGTACTATTTTGTTTTCCCACCCCACCAACTGGTTATTTTTAATGGCTGCCCGGTAGTTACTATAGTGGTAAGGGTGGTATTGGTCGTGCTGCATGCCGTCTTCGGGTGTCCAGACCATTTTTACTGGTTTGCCACCAATGGCTTTAGACACCAATACAGCCTCTACGATGTGGTCTTCGCCGCGTCGCCCAAAAGAGCCTCCACCAGGCAATACATGAATGGTAATGTTTTCTTCTTTGAGCCCAGTTACTTTTGCCACTGCCTGGGTGGCATTTTGTGCCGATTGGGTACTCGCCCATACCTCGCATTGATTGCCCTCTATTTTAGCAACGGCATTCATTGGCTCAAGCAAGGCGTGTGCTTGAAAAGGGTTTTCGTAGGTGGCTTCTATTACTTCAGCATCTTTAAACGCAGCCGTAGTATCGCCCAGGTTTACGGTAGGTTTGGTAATAGGCAACTTGCCTGCTTCCAGTATCTCTTTGCGTACACTTTTGAGGCTACGTTGGCCATTTTTGCCTTCGTTCCACTGTACTTTTAGGGCTTGTTTACCTTTAAAAGCCGCCCAGGTAGAGCGAGCAATCACCACTACACTGTCAAACACATAAGGATCGTTCTTAAGGTCAACATTGGTCACCTTTATTACTTGCTGTACGCCTTTTATGCCAAGGGCTGCTTTAGCATCATAGCTTTTAAGCGTACCCTTGTACACGGGGCATCGTACGGCAGCAGCGTATAGCATGCCCGGAATTTTTGTGTTGATTCCGTACTCGTCTTGCCCTTTTACTACGCCAGGGGTGATTAGGTTTGTTACCGATTTGCCTATGTACTGGTATGCCGATGTTTTTTTAAACGTGATCTTTTCGGGTATAGGTAGTTTGGCAGCAGCTCCGGCTATTTTGCCAAAGGCGAGTTTTTTGCCCGAAGGCCGATGGATCACTTGCCCGTTTTGAGTATAACAGTTTTGCTGATTAAACACGCCTTTGTGTTTTCGTTGCCAGTATTGTATGGCTGCTTCTACCAAAAGCATGCGTGCTGTGGCGCCTGCTTTGCGTAAGGGGTGCCAAAGTTTGCGAATGCTGGAGCTGCCTCCTGTGGTACCTTGTTCGTTGCGGCTAAACCTTTTGTCATAGGTAGCCCTTACTATCTTGATTTGTTGCCAATCAGCGCCCAGTTCATCGGCTAAAATCTGGGGTAGCCCCGTACCCGACCCTTGACCCATTTCTAGCTTGGTAAGCGTAAAAGTGAGCAACCCTTGAGTATCTATTTCTAAAAAAGCGTTGGGGGTAAACGTGGGCAGGTCTTTTGCCAGTACGTTACCTACGGGAAGTGCCAGGCTCAGCAGTAGTCCTCCGCTAACTGCCGTTGATACCTTTACAAAAGTTCTTCTGTTCATGAGTATTATATGGATTGTTTTTATATAAAAAAAACAAAATCAGCCCACAAAAACAATTATTTACGATAGACAGAAGGTTGTACCCTACCAACAACCAATAAGCGATTTTTGCAAATATGTATTTTGCAGTAGGTAGCACCTACAAAGGTTTTAGGTACTGGGTTTTTACACCTTGTTCTTCCAGTTACTACGGTTTTATATCACCTTTATTTTTAATGATTTATAAAATTCGTAGATAGAAGAAAAAAATGAGAAGGTTTAAAAATAAGAAACCCTTCACTCACTGAACGAAGGGTTTGCTCAATTTCTTATTGAGAAACAATGGACCATTTATCATTAAATAAAATACCAATAAATGCAATTTTGAAAAAAGCGAATAAGTAAGGGATTACTTATTGACCTTTGTACAATTATACTCATTTTTTTTGCTTTAGGCTAATTCCTGCCATAGACAAAACATAGACACCTCATATTTTTATTACCTCGTATTTATCACAATTAACTCTATTTTGCTTTCTACGCCATTGCCAGCTGGAATAAACACCTTGTTGCCCATTACCAATAGGTCGTCTCGTCGCCCCAACCTTACATGTTTACCCAAAACCACTGGTTGTCCCAATGTGTTGCCGTTGGCGTCTATTTTCAGGGCAAAAGTGTTTTGATACGTAGTATGGTAGCCTTGTTTGCTTACTACTTCCCATACCAACAAAACTTGCCCATTGCCAAGTTGAGCTACCTTGAGGTGACGGGCACTTGCTTTACTTTTGTCACGGTACCTGGTCAGCCACTTTACGCCTGCGTTACGTTGCTTCGAAAAACGCCCGCCAAATGTATAAAAACCGCCTGATTCGGTCATACCCCGCGAGAGTACCAGGTCATCGCTTATTTGGCTGCCCCTTGACGATGATTTTTCAAAGTCTTTGCGCACCTTTACCAAGCCTACATTGCGTGGGTCAGGCGATTTATACCCTGCCCGGCTGTTGTCCAATGCCTTGCCAGTAGGTGAGGGTTCTCCAGTAAACATGACCAGGTATCCGTTACTTACCTCAACCAAACCGCCCAACTCGCTGTATGTACCGTTGTCGTTCGACCATTTGTAATATTTCTTATTCCCCTTACTTATTTCAGCATAATAGTCATACTTGCGCCCAGAGGGAGAGGTAGCACGTGTGCCGTGTTCGGTTTTAAAAGTATACACTACCTGAGAACGCCTGCGGGTGCCATCAAAACGGTGCAGGTTTACCCCTCTTGGGTAATTATCACCCAAGTCAATGGCCACAAATTTTCCTGCTTTATTGGTGGTCAGGTAGTTGTCAAACGAGTGCCCCGAAGTTTGCCCGTGGTTGCGTATTTTGCTTAAAGTATTGGCATCAAATACTACGGCAATGCCCCCTTGGTGGTGTAATCCATCGCCCGACTTATGCATAGTACGTCCAATCATCAGGGCTATTTTACCTTGGGCGTGCCGCAGACTCACCATATAATTGCGAAAGTTGTAAATGTTTAAGCCTTTTTTAGAGGTGTCGTACTGTTTGGTTTTTAAAAACTTACCCGATATAGTGGCTTTATACAGGGCTACCCTGGTGTTGCCCTTGCTGCCTTGGTAAGTGAAATAATAAAGATTGCCCTGAGTGTCGTTAGTGGCTGCCAACAAATCGGCCTTTTGAGGGTTGTACAAAGGGAAGTTTTGTTGACTTTTGAACCCAGCCGTAAAGTTACTCAAGTAAATGCGCTTGTTTTTTTTGTCCTGCCATATCATTTGCACCCTGTTTTTGGGGTTTTTCAGCAAAAAGAATTGACGATTTTTACCATAGTCTTTGCCTGTATGAAACACTGAGGCGTTGACCTTAAACCTGTATTTGAAAACCGTGCCTAGTAGAGTTGTTTTAATCTGAGAACCTTCAGTGTTGGCAGACAGTTGCTTAAAGCTACTAATACGTTGGCTGGTAGGGGCAAAAAAGTAAATCACCTGATTTTTTATCTTACTTACTTTGAGCGTTTTTATGGGTGTAAATCTGGCGGTGTTTACCTGACGTGCATTTACCTTTGCCACCTTATCCACTTTGCCCGCTTCTAGGGTATAAATGGTGTAGGACTGTTTTTTTGGAAATTTAAAGGCAAGACAATGCTGTGACGCCAAAAACTTGCTTGCCTTATGGCGAGGGGCAAATACCTGATAAGCATCAAAACTTAGTTTGCCTGAGCGTACTTTGCCTTGGCTTACTTTAAAATCGTTGTGGTTGTAACGGCCACCAGTATAACAGGCGTTTTGGTAGTACAACGATACTAGCCCCAAGTGCCCTATTTGGTCTACTTCTTTGATTTTACCATCATTGCCCCGATCAGGGGTTTTTCCTGGCAATACTTTGGTTTTACTTGCCGAAAAAACAAACTTGCTGAGACCTGCTTGCCCTATGCCTGGTGTAACATACCCCAGCATAAAAGCGATACATACAAAAAAGTGTTTCATAATTTAATTTATAAATGATTGAGTGTTTTTTTGTAAGGAGTCATTCTAACTTTTTATGAGTTACCAAGTCGATATGACATTTAACTATGTTGGCAGGCTTTGCGTATTTGGGGAGTGATTGTATTACCCACGCGTTACTTTAACTAAAGATAGCTAAATTGTATCGTTGTTTCATAAATAGTGACCATTAATTATTTTTTAAACCTCTGATAAAAACATTTTGCTGGTTTATAGGCCTGTTTTGCAAGGCTTAGGGAGGATTTTTGGGAGAAGATAGAGTACTGGTAAGTAAAGTGGACAAAGGTGTAGTTGATAAACATTGTGAAAACTTAGTACCCAGTATATGAGTTATAAAATCCATCTGGAGTTTTGTCATGCTGACTGACAGAACTACACAGGAAAAGTTCGTTTTGTAGTTTTCAAGCTGTATGTTTTTATTAGTTGTTTCAGCGACCAAAGTTAATTTATACTGTTAATATGTTATTATTCCTCCAAAAGTTCAGTGTCATTGCTTGTGTTTTTATTTGCCTGAGTTGCCAGACTGAGACACACAAACAAAATCAACAGGTACCTTTGGTCAAAGTGTTGTTTTTGGGCAATAGCTATACTTATTATCATCGAATGCCAGAAATGTTTACCCAACTTGCTCAGCATAACAAAAAAAATGTTGCAGTGCAGTCGGTAGCCAGTGGAGGACGGCGTTTGCAAGACCACAGCCGAAACCGCCGGGTGAAAAAAATGATTCAAGAGCAAAATTTCAATTGGGTAATATTACAAGAGCAAAGCATTATCCCCTTTGTGCAAACCACTCAAATGTATGAAGCTGTTCGTACTATAGATACCTGGGCCAAGCAACACAAGACCCAAAGTATGTTTTTCCTGTTTTGGGCGCGCAAGCATACCCATGATACGGGCATTCGTTTAGAGGGAGTACCTTATTATCAACGTTTCAGGAGTTTTACTGAAGCGCAAAACAGTTTGGTGCATACTCACAAAAAAATTGCTGATGAGCTAGGCATACCTATAGCTCCAGTAGGGGTCGTTTGGCAACAGTTACATTATCGCTTGCCGCAGTCACACTTATGGCAGGCAGACGGCAGTCATCCTACCAAAGTTGGCGCTTACATTACAGCACTGGTATTTTACGCTTCTATTTTTCAGGAGTTGCCCATGAAACACCTGCATCGTTGTCCACTTAAGCCCGCAGAACAACAACTTGTAGCAGACATAATTAAGGCACATGTGCTCGATCGCAAGGAATATTGGAACAGTAACCATTAACTTTTACCAAAGATCATTTTGTAGGATTTTTGGTACAATGATGCATTATTTGGTGTATCCGCCGAAAAAATAGTATGCATGCACAATATTTTTTATTAATTTGCAACTTATGATCGTAGGGAAAAATGGAAAACGAATGAAGCCAGAAGAAACCGTAGATTTTCATATCAAAGCTACATGGCACGCTATAGCGCGTATGTACAATGCTGAAGCTGCCAAGTATAACGTAACAGTTTCGGTAGGGTATATCTTGCTAAATATAGATTTAGAGCAAGGAACACCTTCTACTAAGATAGCCCCTTTGCTAGGTTTAGAAGCTCGAAGCATTACCCGTACGTTAAAAAACATGGAAAATGACGGATTGATTTATAAAGTACAGGATACTAAAGATCGTCGTTTTTTTAGGATATTTTTGACGGATAAAGGCAAAGAAGGCAGAGAGCATGCGCGCCAAACCGTACTTAAATTCAACCATGCTGTATATGAGACTATCCCAGACGAAAAGCTCAAGGTGTTTTTTGAAGTGATGATGCAAGTGCAGAAAATTATTGATGGGGGAGAAGTGTACCTCGATAAATAAGAGCTTGTTTAGCTTCGCAGAGCTTGGAGGCAAGCCTCCTGCGGTTAAATTTTCGCATTTAGAGTGATTTCTAATGAGTTTTGTGTTCATTTAAACAATCCTCTACATATAAAAACCCTGACACATGAGCACCAGGGTTTCATAGCTTAACTATATACTACAAATATTATAAAAGTATGAGATATTGTAAGTAAGCACTTGTGGTCATTAGTACATGTAGTTTAAAGACACGTTGTCATAGTAAGAAAACTCGCCAGGAGTACCTAAACCACCACAAGACAACATGATAGACTGAGCATCGTAGCTGGTAGGAGTACCAGGAATGTTGATGGCTCCGTCGAAACCTTGACCTTCGCTTCCACCTTGTCCACAGCTAATAGAGCGATTGAACCAGTCAGTATGACGGAAACCGATGCAGTGTCCAAGTTCGTGCATTGTAATGTGACGTGCAGTTTGTAAACCAGCGTTGTTTACGCCAGAGTTCATCTGTACCCATTTGTAAGGAGCTCCACCGCTTGGGAAACCAGCCTGAGCACCTACCTGATTGTTAGGCACTTGATAAACCACAATGTCATACGCGTTGAAGTTGGTCCCAAAAGCCAAAGTATAACGTAAGCTAATGCCAGCCGCATTGTATCGTTGGATGGCTTGCTGTAACGCTGTTCTTAAAGTGTTGCCCAAACCATATCCACCACCACCAGTGTAACCAATTACACGAATAGTACGAGGAGCATTTACTAAGCTAAAAGTACGGTATTGCTCACCTTTAGGACCTTTTGTTTTGGGGCTGGCAAGCATGCTTTTTAGTTGATCGTCTGAAATAAACACATCTTTTTCGAGGGTATACCCTGTTTGAGTTTTCCCTGTCAACGGATTGGTTACTTGGCCATATACCCCATCACGGGCGTCAAAGCCCAAGCTGGCAAACTTGTCCACTACCTCTTGGCTCAAGCCTTGCTTTTGGCTTTGGTTAGGGGTAGTCTCTTGTTGTTTGCACGAAAAGGTAAAGGCAGCAAGTACCATTAAAAATAGGCTGTGTAATAGATTTAACTTCTTCATATTTTTTTAAAATAATTGTGTAAGATAATTGGTGTTTGAGTCAAATAACTCGATGCAATATTACCATTTGATATGGTATGAGTCCAAAAAAGGCAGGTAAACAAAAAGTATACAAAGCATATTGTTTAAATTTTTACGATACACTAGAGGTAAACAATATTTTTGAAAGGAAATTTTAAGAAAATATTATAGTGTACAATAAGAAAATAAAGAAATTATATTTTGCTTATAAGTATCTTTTAGTAAGTTGTTTAGGTGATTTAAAAAGGAAAACTAGAAGAAAATAGAAGTAAACAGTAGGGAAAATACTCTTAAATATCTTGGTAACACTAGAACCAGTATAGGTCGTTTTTTTATATGAAATGAAATTTTTTGATTAAGTGAATATTTGTAGAATATTATTCTATATAAAGTTTTATAATAAAATTTACTTTGTTTTTATAGAGTTTTTAAGGTGTTTTTGTGGGTTTTAGAAGATGCATTCATTGTTTGTCAGAGAGTATAAATTAGCGTCTTTATTGGAGATAACGCTTGTAAATTCTAATTGTTTAAACTTTATGTTAAAATAATTTAATTAATCAATTGATGTGATGCTTTAATGAGGGTTAATCACTTAATTTGCTGTTTTTGTGGTTAAAATAGTATGATAGTCAGGCGTTTTTTGACATTTAAAGGAGCTCTTTCTGGGGTTTGTTTTTTTTTGAGCCTATGTAGTGTGTTTTATAAGTAATAAATGACCAACTCTTAAAGTATTAGTTTAAAAACTAAGGATATAGTTGTTTTTTGTTGTTAAACCTTCTATACTTGTAATTATAGCTTTTGTTTTGGTTGATTATTCTAGCAAAAGCAGTTATATCCAATGTTTATACTAATGTTTGTTGTAAAAATGATGAAATATATTTCTCAGGCCTTCTGGTTACTGTTGTTTATACCCGTATTGGCCTTTGCCCAAACCCCACAAGAAAAAGAAAAGTATGTAATGTTTGACGATTTGTACAAGGCAAAGCAGTATGAAAAAGCCATCCCACCGTTGAATTGGTTCTTGAAAAATAAACCTGACTTTCATAAA is a window from the Microscilla marina ATCC 23134 genome containing:
- a CDS encoding M57 family metalloprotease translates to MKKLNLLHSLFLMVLAAFTFSCKQQETTPNQSQKQGLSQEVVDKFASLGFDARDGVYGQVTNPLTGKTQTGYTLEKDVFISDDQLKSMLASPKTKGPKGEQYRTFSLVNAPRTIRVIGYTGGGGYGLGNTLRTALQQAIQRYNAAGISLRYTLAFGTNFNAYDIVVYQVPNNQVGAQAGFPSGGAPYKWVQMNSGVNNAGLQTARHITMHELGHCIGFRHTDWFNRSISCGQGGSEGQGFDGAINIPGTPTSYDAQSIMLSCGGLGTPGEFSYYDNVSLNYMY
- a CDS encoding xanthine dehydrogenase family protein molybdopterin-binding subunit, translating into MNRRTFVKVSTAVSGGLLLSLALPVGNVLAKDLPTFTPNAFLEIDTQGLLTFTLTKLEMGQGSGTGLPQILADELGADWQQIKIVRATYDKRFSRNEQGTTGGSSSIRKLWHPLRKAGATARMLLVEAAIQYWQRKHKGVFNQQNCYTQNGQVIHRPSGKKLAFGKIAGAAAKLPIPEKITFKKTSAYQYIGKSVTNLITPGVVKGQDEYGINTKIPGMLYAAAVRCPVYKGTLKSYDAKAALGIKGVQQVIKVTNVDLKNDPYVFDSVVVIARSTWAAFKGKQALKVQWNEGKNGQRSLKSVRKEILEAGKLPITKPTVNLGDTTAAFKDAEVIEATYENPFQAHALLEPMNAVAKIEGNQCEVWASTQSAQNATQAVAKVTGLKEENITIHVLPGGGSFGRRGEDHIVEAVLVSKAIGGKPVKMVWTPEDGMQHDQYHPYHYSNYRAAIKNNQLVGWENKIVRASGSQGGNRLYDIFYHFGNAKNQCTLVDPPIPIGAWRSVSVHSATLGMECFMDEIAHKLKQDAYKLRMELLNHPVELVGTGDRAKLIQNFRKLTRKRFRQVLPKVVEVGQWGKKMPKGHGQGLAVAGFSRTACAQIAEVSVNQGKLKVHKITCVMHLGKVINPHFVRGQVEGSIIWSLGALLYGGVDFENGRVKQSNYHDYKVLRMDETPEIVVHLIESEDDPTGAGEPAVPPLAPAVLNAIFAATGKRIRKIPVLPKDLV
- a CDS encoding SGNH/GDSL hydrolase family protein, whose product is MLLFLQKFSVIACVFICLSCQTETHKQNQQVPLVKVLFLGNSYTYYHRMPEMFTQLAQHNKKNVAVQSVASGGRRLQDHSRNRRVKKMIQEQNFNWVILQEQSIIPFVQTTQMYEAVRTIDTWAKQHKTQSMFFLFWARKHTHDTGIRLEGVPYYQRFRSFTEAQNSLVHTHKKIADELGIPIAPVGVVWQQLHYRLPQSHLWQADGSHPTKVGAYITALVFYASIFQELPMKHLHRCPLKPAEQQLVADIIKAHVLDRKEYWNSNH
- a CDS encoding M16 family metallopeptidase codes for the protein MNYKLITQGMMLCLLAVVVAGQTSFAQQLDKKIPFDAQVRTGKLKNGLKYYIRKNAKPEKRVELRLAVNAGSMQENDNQQGLAHFVEHMAFNGTKNFKKNELVSYLQSAGVKFGAHLNAYTSFDETVYMLRLPTDKQEVMDKGFQILEDWAHNVSFDNKEIDKERGVVIEEWRLGRGAGQRMRDQYFPVLLNDSRYAKRLPIGKKKILENFKYNTLKQFYKDWYRPDLMAVVVVGDIDLDAMEKKIKQHFSRLKPVKNVREKKLYPVPPHQKTFVSINTDKEAPFSQVQIIYKKPLKKVKNLTDYRQQIINRFHSGMLNQRLRELTEKADPPFINAGFYYGSFIRSIDAYSGSVLANGDDILGGLRVALTESKRVRKHGFTKGEFERYKKTILNSYKRAYNERKKTDSKSFAREYVAHFLQKEPTPGVKFEYEFVKKVLPTITLAEVNALSKKWITKDNRVIIINAPEKKGVIVPTEAQVRTVLKEVAFNAVKPYKDKAVGTKLMDKMPTAGKVTNTKTYPKSGTTELTLSNGIVVTLKPTDFKDDQVLFNGYSLGGYSLAAAKNHVSAIYASQIIVASGVSKFKAADLRKMMAGKSVSVKPYIREVTHGVSGATTPQDLETALQMTHLYFTQPRKDETAFKSMKNQYKSMMQNLMANPNFYFQDQLTKIKNQNHPRAAGFFPTKEELEKIDLDQTMAFYKRIFSNGQNFKFVFVGNFKVDKIKPLLEKYIGSLPTTQQKATFKDLGIRPPKGKVTKKLYKGKDPKSQVHLSFMGAAKYSTKDASLIKALAEALSIKLIEKLREEKGGVYGAGAYSYMQKKPYDNYAIVVSFPCAPNNVDDLVTATMGEIKKIQKSGISSKDLKKVQAQQIRSMETNMKNNRYWLNTLRSAYVNEKDREKITEYEQSIQALNSKDMQKAAQKYFDMKNYIKVVLYPETMKK
- a CDS encoding MarR family winged helix-turn-helix transcriptional regulator, which translates into the protein MIVGKNGKRMKPEETVDFHIKATWHAIARMYNAEAAKYNVTVSVGYILLNIDLEQGTPSTKIAPLLGLEARSITRTLKNMENDGLIYKVQDTKDRRFFRIFLTDKGKEGREHARQTVLKFNHAVYETIPDEKLKVFFEVMMQVQKIIDGGEVYLDK